In the Natrinema sp. CBA1119 genome, GGCCATTGCCCGAACCCAATACGGGTTTCCTCTTTGGTAGTCCGCCCATTACTCATCGGTTGGCGATCGTAACGACTCCCAACCGATTCCACGGCCACGCCGTCGCTCGGTAGGCCCTTGATACCCGTCCCCTCGAGCGCCGACGTTCGAGCCGCCGCCCCGATTCGATGCCAGTCGTCGCCCGAATCGCCTTGCAGAGATCGATCTCGAGGAACGCGGAGAACTCGAACGACGATGCCGCTTTCGTGCGTAGTAAAGGGGAACCACGTCTCACTCCAGACCGACCATCCGGCGTGCGGTGGCGCGCGCTGGCTTGCGGTTCGCCGACGGCGAACCGCAGGACGATGCCGTGCGAGGGATGAGCGACCGACTGAAAGGAGGAAGCGAATCGGCTGGGGAGGGCGTGGCTATTCCCTGTTGCCACAATAGCAGGACGCTCCGTCCACCACAATCCCATCGCTGGTCCATTCAGTTAACTCACACCGATCGCACAGCCGTCGTGCAATGCGGTGTGAACTGTGCACCGACTTCCAGCAGGGCGACCGACGCTCGAGAACCGTCTCTGCCGAATAGATTACGACGATTCCGACGTGACCCACTCTCGAGTCTCACCGTCGCCATCGATGTCGACCTGCGTCCCGACATCGTCGAACGTGACGCCGCCGTAGGCGACGCTGCTACCGGGCCCCGAGTAGATGCCGTCGGTACCGCAATCCGCCGCTCGAGCCGTCGTGAGCGTCACGTCGACGTTCTCACGGAAACGGAACCCTTGGTCGTTCGGCCCCTTCGCCGTTATCCCGCTCATCTTCAGATCGTCCATATCGTCGAAGATGATCGCGTTCGTGAACGGGCCGTCGACGACGACGTTCGAGATCGCAGCGCCGTCGAATCCGGCGGCGTACAGCCCCGACCCGGCGGCCAGGTCGCTGCCGTCGGTCCTGATCGTGGTATTACTGATCGTCAGCTCTCGTCGCCCGCTCTCGACGTGTCCCAGCGTGATCCCCCTCGCGTTGTCGATACACGAGACGTCGTCGATCGTCAGATCCGCGACCGCCTCGTCGGAGTCGGCCCTGATCGCCGTATACTCGCAGCCGGTGATATAGCCGTCCATGATCGTGATCGACTCGTTGCTGCCGTGGTGGAGGTGAACGCCGTGCTCTGGGCCGTTTTCCGGAGCGATCTCGAAGTTTTTGAGGGTGCAGTTCCGGGTCGGGGTGTCGTCGTCCTCGACGAGCGTATACTCGCTCCCGTCCCACACGCCGTTCCAGGACGCCCCGGAGTACTGCGCGTCGAACTGCACCGGCGCGTCCGACCCGCTCTCGCCGCCTCGAGTCGCCCAGTAGCCGTCCACGACGACGTTTTTCGACGAGACGACGTCGATATGATGATTGTAGGTGTGGTCGCCGTAGATATTCTCCAACCGGACGTTCGCCGCGTGCGCGGGCATGATCCCGGTCGTCTTCGGCGTGTCCACTCGGACGTTGCACACCCCCCAGTTCGACGCGCCGTCGTATTCGGTCGCGTCGTAGCCCCTGTTGGAGAGGAGCGCCCGCCCCTCCTCACCGTCGGGCCGCGTCCCCTCGAGGACGGTCGAGCGACCCGCACCCATGACGATCGTATCGTCGCCCACCAGCGGCGTCCGCTCGAGCAGATATCGACCCGGCGGGAAGTAGACGATCCCCCCGCCGGCCTTGTCGACCGTCTTCAGGAGGTCGTGGACGGCCGCTCCGACCTCGGTTTCGCCGTCGCCCTCGATTCCGTGAGCCTCGACGTTCCACACGGGGGTCTCCGCGGTCCGCGCGTGGACCGCGCGTGTCGCTTCGAAGTGACTCGTTCCCGGAACCGGTTGCTCGGCGCTCCCTCGCCCGCCGAAATACTGCCAGTCCTCGCTCGAGGCGTCCCAGCGCCAGGTGATCCCCTGATCGGTCGCGTGAAACAGTTCGTCGTCGTACTCGCCCGCCACGGGACGCTCGGCGATCGGCCCGTGGACGATCGCGTGCTCGTCGACCGCCTCGACCGTGTCGGTGTGGTCCCACTCCTCGCCCTCGTCGAACGTTCCCAGCCCGAGCCGCGGTGTGTCATCGGCCACGCTTATTCGCCTCCGTACCCCCGTCCGTACGCCGTTCCGTAGCCGGATATCGCGGCCTCGCTGTTGGTACACCCGGCAAAGGTAACGCACGCGCCCGACACCGCGAGGAGGACGTCCCGTCGCTGCAGCGCTGAACCGTTCATATCGTCTGACTCTCTCGATATCATATAAAAATGGTCATGTAATAGGTGAATCGGCCGTGCCCGGACTCGCAGCGCGACGCCGGCCCGAGATCGGCTCGACCCGTCGGTCACCGCTCGCGTGTCCCGATCGCCGGACAGTCTCGAGATCCTGACGCGCTACTTATCGCCTCGAGTGGCCTACGGAACAGGGTGAGAGCAGGAAAAGACGGTGAAAAGGTAGTTGCCACCTGTACGTCGTGCGGTTCCGTATTCGCCGCACAAATCGTCTCCGACGGCTCAGTTCTGCCAATCGGACGGCCACAAGGGTGCCAGTGCGGATCGGACGAATTCGAACCGGCAACGAGTTCTCGCGACCGGGATTTTGAGGGAATTTCGGACTGACTTGTCTCGCTCAAGGATCTGGTAGAGGAGGGAAAACTCTAAGCGGAGAAGTGTGCACTCACCGCGAGCGAATCGACGACCGACCCGTTGAGGAGGGAGGAGTACTTTTAATCAACATTTTGCCGAGCGACCGAACGCCAGCGAGGGAGCGCAGAGCAAAATGTTGGTGTGCCTACGTACCTTTTTCCGCCTCGGGTTCGCTCGCGGTGCTCGCTCACCTCTCGTCTGCTCACGGGTGCGTAGCGCTCGTTCGCATGGCCCGCGAGACCGGAGGTCCCGCGCTGGCGCAAAAATCTACGCTAAAAAGGCCGCCTCCACGAGCTTCGCCCGTTCCGGCGGTGAACCGCTCGCTTCGCTCGCGGATGCTGGCAACGGTAAGTCCTTCGCCTTCAATTAGTCCGACCGCGTTGCCGCGGGTATCGTAAACGAGAACGTCGCTCCATCTTCCGAGTCGGACGTGATCCAGATCTCACCGTCGTGCCGTTCGATGATACGTTTACAAAGCGTGAGCCCGATCCCCGTCCCGGCGTGCTCCTCGTAGCTATGGAGACGCTGGAACATCTCGAAAACTTGGTCTGCGTCCGCCGAGTCGATGCCGATTCCCTCGTCACTGACCGAAATGATCCACTCGTCCCCATCGAGCGTTGCGGAAATCGTCACTTGTGCTGCCTGCTCGCCGCTATACTGGATCGCATTGTCCAGCAGATTCTGAAATACGTGGCGAAGCTGACTGGCGTCGCCCGTGACGGTCGGCAACGATTCGCTGGTAATCTCGGCGTCGGCGTTCTCGATCCGCATGTCGAGATCCATCAGTACGTCGTCCAGCACCGTCTCGAGATCGACCGAATCGGTGGGGTCATCTTGTGTCTCGGCTCGTGAGTATTTGAGCAGTCCCTCGATCATCTCGCGCATCCGCTCGGCACCGTCGACGGCGAACTCGATAAACTCGCCTGCGTCCTCGTCAAGTTCGTCCCCATACTGACTCTCGAGTAGTTGGAGATAGCTCGTGACCATCCGTAACGGTTCCCGAAGGTCGTGGGAAACCGCGTAGGCGAACTGCTTGAAGTGTTCGTTTGACGTCTCAAGCCGTTGCTGGTACTCGTGGCGCTCGGTGATATCGAAATGTGCGATGGCGACGTATCTCTGATCACCGTCGGTGAACGATGCTGCCTGCATGAGGAACCAGCGTTCCTCATTCGGAGAGTGACACGGATATTCGAATTCGAACTGTTCTCGGTCGCCCGCGAGGAGTTCGGATAACCCAACGGCGGCAGTCTGCCCGGTTTCCGTCTCCGCTTGGTTGGTAATCTCGAGATAATTGGTTCCGATCAGATCCGGCTGACAATCGATACCATTCGATTTGCCGAATTCCTGCCATGCGTGGTTCGTATGCAGTATTGTGCCGTCGTCATCGAGGATAGCAAAATTGATCGGGAGCGTATCAAGTGCTGCTGGAACGAGCGCTTCACGCTCCCGTGAGGTCATGACTGCACCATCTCGCTGGAGTTATCTTCGACACGGACGGTTCCGTTTGTGTCTGCAGGATTCTTTTGGGGAGTACTGTCTGACATGGTGAGTCGCTCGAGTGTCGGTTCTGTACTGCGCCTGTAGTCGTTCCACGACCATTCTGCCCCGGGATTTCCCCTCTCTGCGGGGTGACGTACGGGACAAAATATCTCCATCTAAACAGACGGTGCTGCATGCGTATAAGAGATGCATTCACCCGTATCATCAAACAAATCGGTCACAATCCGTTTCCACAGCGGAGGGGAATCCCCCCTCGCACTGGTCGAACACCTCTGCAACTAGGTGAGTAGCGAACCGAAAACGACAGCGAGAACGCGCTGTGCAGGCAACCACAATAGAACGGTAATCTGGGGTGAAGTCAGAAGAACACTTCTTGAAAATCGCAGTGTAGCTCGAGGACGACCCGAATAAATACGGACACGTAACCGGAAAGCCATGCCGAACGACAGAGCGAATATGCCGCTCTAACGGTCATGTGGTTATCGAAAGAAAGGCCACCTTGGTGCGATTACCGAACGCGCGGAGCGGGTATGGACTCGTCGGGATTTGAACCCGAGGCCTCTTCCTTGCGAAGGAAGCGATCTACCACTGATCTACGAGCCCTCGACCGTTCATACCCTCGGTTTCTATTTGAGGCTTGTGTTTCGGAGACGGAACGGCACACGGCACCACGGTGCAGTTCCGACTGGCGGTGTCGTGAGTCCCGGACTCATTGCCACGAAGAACCCACTCGGATCCAGCCGATAGCATCACTGCACTCGAGCCGATTTGTCTCCGCTCGAGCACGCAGTCCCACGTGGAGTCCGCCGACCGCACGCTCAAACGGCGAGCACGCGAGCGCGTCCGGCGACCGCCCCGACCAGGAACCCCGCGAAGTGAGCGATCAACGCCACGCCGGGCGAGGCGGTGGCGAGGGTGACCGCGATCGCGAGGCCGACGACGACGAGGATCGACAGCCACTGCGGGACGTCGACGAACGAGGCCAGCCCGCTCGAGAGCCGATTCGACGCGACGAGATAGCCCAGCAGGGCGAAGACGGCCCCGCTGGCGCCGAGGACGCCCACCGTCGGCGCGATGGGAACGAAGGGCACCGCCGCGAGCACCCCCGTGAGAACGATCTGGGCCACGCCCGCGATCGCGCCCGTTATCGCGAAGAAGGCGTGAAAGCGGGTCCGCGTCGTCGCTCGGGCGACCGGCCAGCCGAAGACGACCAGTGCAAGGGTGTTCGAGAGCAGATGGCCGATCCCGCTGTGTGCGTAGACGCTCGTGACGACTGTCCACGGGTTCGTCGACAGCGGCGGCGCGAGGACGAACAACGCGCCCATCACGCCCGCGAACGCAGTGAGTCCCTGGACGACGAAGACGACGGCGAAAACGACGAGCACCTCGAGGATCGGACTCCCCGATTCAGTCTGCGTGCCGTCGCTCCCGTCGGAATCGGGCCGCAGATAGGTGTTTGACTGTGACCGCGAGCGCTGCGCCATACGAGTGACTGCCACGGCGACCGACAAAAGTCCCGCCGCTTTCCGAAACGGTGGGGGCGCAAATAGCGCGTGGATCCCGAGGAGACTCGCCGCTTCGGGCCGCGAAGCTACAGTAGTCACTGCAAGTCATTGCACACCCGATCGCACGACAGCTGTGCGATCAGTGTGTAAATCGTTACAGTCGGTACTCTCTCACTGGGGAGCTACTCGAGGGCGACAAAAACAGTATATAACTCGTGTATAAGTCGGAGCCGAAACCGACCTCAGTCTTCGAGGACGATCTCGATCGAGACGTCGTTTGGCACCTGAATGCGCATGAGCTGACGGAGTGCGCGTTCGTCGGCGTCCAGATCGATCAGGCGCTTGTGGACGCGCATCTCCCAGTGCTCCCACGTCGCAGTGCCCTCGCCGTCGGGCGACTTCCGGGTCGGCACCTCGAGGGTCTTCGTCGGCAGCGGGATCGGACCGCTCAGGTTGACGCCGGTGTTGTTCGCGATCTCGCGGACATCGTCGCAGATGTCGTCTAGGTCGTCTGGACTCGTGCCCGCGAGTCGAACGCGTGCTTGCTGCATTTATTCTTTCTCGTGAACTTCGAGGACCTTTCCGGCGGCGATGGTCTGACCCATGTCGCGGATGGCGAAGCTCCCGAGTTCGGGGATCTCGCTGGACGGCTCGATGCTGAGGGGCTTTTGCGGTCGGATGGTGACCACGGCAGCGTCACCCGACTGGATGAAGTCGGGGTTCTCCTCGGCGACCTCGCCGCTTGCGGGGTCCATCTTCTTGTCGATGGACTCGATCGTACAGGCGACCTGGGCCGTGTGTGCGTGGAAGACCGGGGTGTAGCCGGCCGTGATCACGGACGGGTGCTGCATGACGACGACCTGCGCCTGGAACGTCTCGGCGACGCTCGGTGGGTCGTCGGCTGGGCCACAGACGTCACCGCGGCGGATGTCGTCCTTGCCGATACCGCGGACGTTGAATCCGACGTTGTCACCGGGCTCTGCTTTGGGCACCTCTTCGTGGTGCATCTCGATCGTCTTGACCTCGCCGCCCACGTCGCTGGGCTGGAAGGAGACGTTGTCGCCGGTGTTCAGGAGACCGGTCTCGATACGTCCGACGGGGACGGTACCGATACCGGAGATGGTGTAGACGTCCTGAATCGGGAGTCGAAGCGGCGCGTCCGTCGGTGGCTCCGGCTCCGGCAGGCTGTTGAGGGCCTCGAGCAGTATCTCGCCGTCGTACCACGGCGTGTTGTCGGACTCCTCGGCGATGTTGTCGCCCTCGAACGCCGAAATCGGGATGAACGAGGCGTCGTCGGTGTTGAACTGGACCTGCTTGAGCAGCTGTTCGACTTCCTCGACGACGTCGTCGTACGTCGACTCCTTGTAGTCGACGATGTCCATCTTGTTGATGCCGACGATGAGCTCGTCGATACCGAGGGTTCGAGCCAGGAAGACGTGCTCCTGGGTCTGGGGCGCGACACCGTCGTCAGCGGCGACGACGAGGACGGCGTTGTCCGCCTGGGATGCGCCCGTGATCATGTTCTTCACGAAGTCGCGGTGGCCAGGACAGTCGACGATGGTGAAGTCGTACTCGTCGGTCGAGAACTCCTGGTGGGCGATGTCGATGGTGACACCACGCTCTCGCTCTTCTGCGAGGTTGTCCATGACGTAGGCGAACTCGAAGCCGCCTTTGCCCTTCTCTTCTGCTTCTTCGCGGTGCTGTTCGATGACGTGCTCGGGTACGCTCCCCGTCTCGTAGAGGAGTCGTCCCACGAGCGTACTCTTCCCGTGGTCAACGTGACCGATGATGGCCAGGTTCTGGTGTTGGTCGCTCATTGTTGTAGCTCACGCGCTGAGGCGCTTATATCGGTCTCTTTGGCTCGTTGCGGTTAAAACCATTTCGAAAGCGTATTCAGCCGATCCCGCCGCCGTCTTGCGGTTTGGCTAGCATTCACACGCCACGGAACGTTCGGCAGCGGAGGGCGAGGTGGAAAACAGACCGTGAGAACGGCGATTTCCGCTCGAGCGAGCGCCGAATTCCCGGCGCGCGATTCCGGTGGCCTGCCGAGATGGATCCGTTTGCAGTTGTTACTATAGTAGCCACTGCAAGTCATTGCACGCCTGATCGACCGACAGCTGTCCGATCAGTGTGTGAATCGTTTCAGTGGCCACTAGAGAACAGAGCAGAACGGACCGCGGCTACAGCGGCGGCAGTCGACCGATATCCGAGAGGACCGCTGTGGCCGTCTCCGGGCCGCCGGCACCGCGGCCGCTCGAGTGGAGCGATCCCGCGTTCCGGGTCTCGATCTGGACGATGTTGCGCGTGCCGGTCACGGCCAGCGCGCCGTTTTCGGGGACGAGTCGCGGACCGACGCGGATACCGTCGCGCGTGGCCTCCCCGATGAGTCGAATCGTGCGGCCGTCCTCGGCCGCGAGGTCGAGCGCGCTGCCCGGAATCGACTGAATCCCTTCGACCGTCGCGTCCTCGAGTGCGAAGCCACCGTCGGCCAGCACGTTCGCGAGGATGACGAACTTGAGGGCGGCGTCGGTACCGTCCACGTCGAAGGTGGGATCAGCCTCGGCGACGCCCAGGTCCTGGGCCTCGGCGAGAACGTGCTCGTAGTCGAGCCCCTCGGCGGCCATCCGGGTGAGAATGAAGTTCGCGGTGCCGTTGAGGACGCCCCGAACCGCGGTGACGGCCTGTGGCGTACAGTCCTCGATCGTCGAGAGCACGGGAATCGCGCCGCCGACGGTCGCCTCGAATCGGATCGAGCCCGCACTCTCGGCCTCGAGCGCGCGGAGCTCTTCGTAGCGCTCGGCGACCGGCCCCTTGTTTGCCAGTACGACGTGGCGGTCGGCCTCGAGCGCCCGCTGGACGTGCGAGAAACCGGGTTCGGCGTCGCCGAGTGTCGTCGGCGTCGCTTCGACCAGCACGTCGTAGCCCGTGTCGAAGACGTCCTCGGGATCGGCGGTTCCGACGGGTTCGCCGCCGACTTTGTGCTCGAGGGCGTCCTGGACGGCGATGCCGTCCGGATCGACTGCGGCGCTGGTGGAGTCGGCGAGTGCGACGACATCGTGGCCGTATTCGGCGGCGAGATCGGCCACGGAGCGACCGACGTCACCGGCGCCGAGAATCGCGAGATCCATCAGGCCTCACCTCCGACGAGGGGTTCGACGACGGTCAAATCCTTGTCGGTACCGATCGAGCGGATGGCTGCGATCACCGCTGTGGACCGCCCGGAGTTGACTGCGAGCCGGGCTCGAGCGCTCGCGACGGCTTCGGTCCCGTCGGGCGCGGCCAGCGAGAGGTCCTGTACGACAGCGTTGGCCTCGTCCTCGATTCGCGAGAGCGTGTTCGAGAGATCGGTTTCTACAAGGTGGCCGATCAGGATGACGTTGATCTCCTCGCCGTAGTGCTCTTCGCCGGCCTGGATGACGTTGACGCCGGCGTCGCGCAGCGCCTCGACGATCCCGTCGAACCGGTCGGGCGGACACTCGATGTCGACCTCAACGGGGATGTGCCCTCGAGGCGTGATGTTGCCGCGTTCGTGGTGGATGCTCAACAGATTGCCGCCGTTGTCGGCGATCGGCGCGAGCGCGCGGAGCAACTCGCCGGGTTCGTCGACGAGCTCGAGTCGGACGGTATAGGCGCGGACGCCGCCGTCCGTCTCGGCGTCGGGTTTGTCGTCGTCGGGTTCGGATGCGTCACCCATCGACGGCACCTCCTGCCTGTGGGCGTCTACTCGTCGTCATAGTATCTGATGTCCGTACGGGGCGCGTAAAAGGATATAGGATTTCCCAAACGAGCCGTCCCTGTCAACGACGGCCACACGCCCACGAGCTGTCGAGCCGATCCTCGCTCGACAACTCTCAAAGGTGATCTTTTCCCGGATTCGACGATCCCCAGTCGCCGCGGCCGCCCTCGGTCCGGTCGACGCCCATGATCGACTCGGGCTGGTCGGGGCCGCCGAGGCTGTCGCGCGCGTCGGGCACCCGGATCGTCACGTCGCTGATCTCGGGCCACGTGATGAGTTCGGCCTCGATGTTGCCCGTCGTCACGTCGCTGACCGAACAGCCCTTGCAGCCGCCGCCGAGTTCGATGACGACCTCACCGGTCTCGGGATCGGCGGCGCGGACCGCGCTGGTCCCGCCGTGCATCTGGATGATCGGCATCTCGCGGGCCAGCCACTTCTCGACGCGTTCCCGCAGCGACGGCTCGTCCTCGGAGTCAGTCATGAGACGTGCTAGGATCTCGAATGGTGAATAAGTTCGGTCGCGCGGCCGAAATCCGGCGAATTAATCCTGAACGTTTCCGCGCCGGCGCAGCCACTCGAGTGCGACCGCGCCACCGGCGAGGCCGGCGACGCCGGTGAAGCCGGGGATCGGATCGTTCCCGTCCGCCCCGCCGACCGGGGCGGGCTCGGTCGGGAACGTGTAGAGCGCCCCCTCGAGCGACGTATTCGGGATCCCTTCGGTACTGCTCGCGATGAACGTCTCGCCGGGCTCGAGGACGCGGGCCGTCCAGAACCCGGTTTCCTCGGTATTCCGCCACTCGGCGAGCAGTTCGGGTGCGGCGGGATCGGACACGTCGTGGATCTTCACGCCGGCTCGGTACCACGACGAGTAGAGCCGACCGTCGCGAAGCTCGAAGTTGTGCGAGGTCGTCCACATGCCGCCGGGTTTAGATTCGTCATCCGCCCGCGGGGCGTCGATCGACCCCCGATGGACGGGTGCAGCGGAATCACTCACGTCGTAGAGGTCGATTCCACCCGGTCGATCCGGCTCCGCGCCACCGGTCGCCCAGGCCTCCCTGCCGACCGCCATGAGATCGCCGCCGTCGTTCACCGCAGCGTAATGGTCGTTCCCGGGCAGTCCGTAGACGGCATCCCGCCAGTCGTCGATCGCGCGCTCCGCCTCGAGCGTGGTGTCCCGGACGTGGGAGATGGACGCCGGCTCGGTCGGCTCGCTGACGTCGAGCAGATAGGTGCCGGCGTTCCAACAGGGGAGGTAAGCGATCCCATCCTGCACGTACACGTCGTGGATGTAGCGGGCGAGCCAGTGGACGTCGCGCCAGCCGGGTTCGTGATCCAGCAGCGACCAGGCACCGATCTGCGAAATATCGTCGCCGCCGACATCGAAAATCACGAGCCGGTTCCTTTCTTCACCGTTCTCGACGACGTACAGCGATTCGTCCTCGAGATAACAGTTGTGGACGTGGTAGCCGGTCCGATGTTCACCGACCGGCTCGGGGTTTTCGGGATCACTGACGTCGTAACAGCGGAACCCGGCGACGCTGGATCTCTGGTTGGCCGGCCCCGCGACGACCAGCAGGTCACCGTCGACCGAGACGTCGAGGATCTCGGTCATCGTCTCGCCCTCGAGTTGGATGTCACGGTCCACCGCGAGGAGCGTTGGCTCGGCGGGATCGCTCACGTCCACGGTCGCGAACCCGAACGTGGCAGAGACGTAGGCGGTCTCTCCGTCGTCCCCGACGACGGCTTCCGCTGCACCGGTGATGGGGAGTCGGCCGAGGGGCTCGATCGTCGCTTGCCCTCGAACGGTCCCGACAACTCCCGGGATGGATAGGCTAAGACCGGCAACGCCGCTCGTTTGCAGCACCGCTCGCCGCTTCATGGATAGAGCAGCATCGTACAGCTACATAGAAGTGGCCACTCGAGCGCGCGAGCAGAAACAGATGCGTACGTGAGTCCAGAAAGCAGCCATCCGCGAGCGGCTCAGCGGCGCAGCCGTCGCCGGTCGCCGGTCCCTTCGGTCATGGCGCTGGCGAGCGCCCCTTCGACGACGACGTCGTCGCCGAGTTCGGTGAGGCGGATCTCGGGGACGTTCGTCATCACCATCTCCGCGACGCGCTCGCGAATCGGGTCGACGACGAGTTCCTCGTTGTGCAACGCGACCGCGCCGCCGACGGAGACGACGATCGGCGCGAACGCGTGGACCACGTTGGTCACGCCGATCGCGTTCCAGTGGGCGAGCTGTTCGATGACGTAATCGGCCAGCTCGTCCTCGCCGGCGAGATCGAAGACGTCCTTCGCCGTGAAATCCGGCCCCTCGAGCGGGAGGTCGGTCGAGATCGTCGGATCGTCGTCGGCGAGCAGTCGGGCGTAGTCGGGGATGGCGTTGCCGGAGCAGTAGGCCTCCCAGTGACCGTCGTGGCCGCACCCACAGGTCAGCCGACCGCGGGGATCGACGACGTAGTGGCCGACCTCGCCGGCGTTGCCGTCCCAGCCGCTCGTGATCCGGCCGTCGGAGCAGACGCCGGCACCGATCCCAGAGGAGATGGTGATGTAGACCATGTCGTCCGGGTTGCTGGCGGCGTGAAACCGCTCGCCGATGACGCCCGCGGTGGTGTCGTTGTGGAGGTAGACGTCGTCGCTGTCGATCAGCTTCGCGATCGGTCCCGTCAGCGGAATTCGATCGATCGAGTCCGGCAAGTTGGCCGGATCGATCACTGTTCCCTCCGCGAGATCGAACGGACCGATCGAGCCGATCCCGGCGGCGGCGATCCGCTTGGGATCGACATCGGCCTCGCCACAGGCGTCGCGAAGCGTTCGAAGAACACCCTCCGTCACGTCGATGCCCGTCGGCCCGCGCGGTGTCGACCGGCGGCTCGCACCGACCGTCGTCCCGTCGGCCTCGGCGACGACGGCCCGGACGTTGGTCGCACCGAGGTCGACGCCCGCATAGTAGACCATGCTGTCCTAGAGACGACCGCGGCCGTACTTAACTACCCAGATTATACTCGACAACGAGTAGCGATTTCGATACGTTGTGGTATCGATAGCGAGCGCCGCGGTTGCGTCTATCGGCGGCGACGACGGTGTGGCGGCGGTGATGGCGACGACGATAGCAATTCCCTCGGCGATCCGGCAACATATGTATGCCACTTCGTAACGTATGCCATCGTATGGCTACCGACGACACGTTCCCGGAATCAGCGGCCGAATCGGAGCCGAACCCCGCGCTGTCCGAGACGGAACTCGAGGCCCTTCACGAGGTCGAACTGGGGCTCGAGTGGGCCCAGCGCGCCCAGGGCTGTCTGCTCGAGTTCCACCACGCGACGGGCCACGGCATGGATCACCTCTCCCGGGCCGAGGAGTTGCTCAGGGCGGCCGGCCGCGACGACCTCGCGGGGGCGATTCGGGCTGACCTCCTTCCCCACGGCGTCGTCGACGAGGACCGGTGGTCATACGACGTCCTCGAGAACTTCCAGGAGAGCCTGCTGGCCGAGACGCGGTCGCTCGAGCGACGGATTCGACGGGAGTTGGCCGACGGGGAGCGCCACGTCCGCGAGCGCCGACAGGAGCGAGCGTGGAAGCGACGCGCTGATGAGCTGTGAGGAGACCGAAGAAAGCGGCGCGGTGGATCGGCGGTGAGTCCCGCGATGTGGGTCGCTACTCCATTACGTCGAGATCGCGGAAGTAGGTGACCGGGCAGGGGGCCTGCAGGATGATCTCCTGGGAGACGGAACCGAGAACGGCCTTTTCGGCGGGTGAACGTCGCCGACCGCCGACGACCATTCGATCCGCATCGACGTCGATCGCCATATCGACGACTTTGGAACTGACCTCGCCGAGTGCACCTTTGATTTCGTAGTCGACGCCGGCCTCCTCGAAGCGCTCGGCGAGTTCGGGAACCGGTGCGCGCCGGGCGGCGACCTCAT is a window encoding:
- the tuf gene encoding translation elongation factor EF-1 subunit alpha, whose protein sequence is MSDQHQNLAIIGHVDHGKSTLVGRLLYETGSVPEHVIEQHREEAEEKGKGGFEFAYVMDNLAEERERGVTIDIAHQEFSTDEYDFTIVDCPGHRDFVKNMITGASQADNAVLVVAADDGVAPQTQEHVFLARTLGIDELIVGINKMDIVDYKESTYDDVVEEVEQLLKQVQFNTDDASFIPISAFEGDNIAEESDNTPWYDGEILLEALNSLPEPEPPTDAPLRLPIQDVYTISGIGTVPVGRIETGLLNTGDNVSFQPSDVGGEVKTIEMHHEEVPKAEPGDNVGFNVRGIGKDDIRRGDVCGPADDPPSVAETFQAQVVVMQHPSVITAGYTPVFHAHTAQVACTIESIDKKMDPASGEVAEENPDFIQSGDAAVVTIRPQKPLSIEPSSEIPELGSFAIRDMGQTIAAGKVLEVHEKE
- a CDS encoding homoserine dehydrogenase, which produces MDLAILGAGDVGRSVADLAAEYGHDVVALADSTSAAVDPDGIAVQDALEHKVGGEPVGTADPEDVFDTGYDVLVEATPTTLGDAEPGFSHVQRALEADRHVVLANKGPVAERYEELRALEAESAGSIRFEATVGGAIPVLSTIEDCTPQAVTAVRGVLNGTANFILTRMAAEGLDYEHVLAEAQDLGVAEADPTFDVDGTDAALKFVILANVLADGGFALEDATVEGIQSIPGSALDLAAEDGRTIRLIGEATRDGIRVGPRLVPENGALAVTGTRNIVQIETRNAGSLHSSGRGAGGPETATAVLSDIGRLPPL
- a CDS encoding ATP-binding protein; the protein is MTSREREALVPAALDTLPINFAILDDDGTILHTNHAWQEFGKSNGIDCQPDLIGTNYLEITNQAETETGQTAAVGLSELLAGDREQFEFEYPCHSPNEERWFLMQAASFTDGDQRYVAIAHFDITERHEYQQRLETSNEHFKQFAYAVSHDLREPLRMVTSYLQLLESQYGDELDEDAGEFIEFAVDGAERMREMIEGLLKYSRAETQDDPTDSVDLETVLDDVLMDLDMRIENADAEITSESLPTVTGDASQLRHVFQNLLDNAIQYSGEQAAQVTISATLDGDEWIISVSDEGIGIDSADADQVFEMFQRLHSYEEHAGTGIGLTLCKRIIERHDGEIWITSDSEDGATFSFTIPAATRSD
- a CDS encoding rhomboid family intramembrane serine protease translates to MAQRSRSQSNTYLRPDSDGSDGTQTESGSPILEVLVVFAVVFVVQGLTAFAGVMGALFVLAPPLSTNPWTVVTSVYAHSGIGHLLSNTLALVVFGWPVARATTRTRFHAFFAITGAIAGVAQIVLTGVLAAVPFVPIAPTVGVLGASGAVFALLGYLVASNRLSSGLASFVDVPQWLSILVVVGLAIAVTLATASPGVALIAHFAGFLVGAVAGRARVLAV
- the rpsJ gene encoding 30S ribosomal protein S10; amino-acid sequence: MQQARVRLAGTSPDDLDDICDDVREIANNTGVNLSGPIPLPTKTLEVPTRKSPDGEGTATWEHWEMRVHKRLIDLDADERALRQLMRIQVPNDVSIEIVLED
- a CDS encoding amino acid-binding protein; amino-acid sequence: MGDASEPDDDKPDAETDGGVRAYTVRLELVDEPGELLRALAPIADNGGNLLSIHHERGNITPRGHIPVEVDIECPPDRFDGIVEALRDAGVNVIQAGEEHYGEEINVILIGHLVETDLSNTLSRIEDEANAVVQDLSLAAPDGTEAVASARARLAVNSGRSTAVIAAIRSIGTDKDLTVVEPLVGGEA
- a CDS encoding glycosyl hydrolase family 28-related protein — encoded protein: MADDTPRLGLGTFDEGEEWDHTDTVEAVDEHAIVHGPIAERPVAGEYDDELFHATDQGITWRWDASSEDWQYFGGRGSAEQPVPGTSHFEATRAVHARTAETPVWNVEAHGIEGDGETEVGAAVHDLLKTVDKAGGGIVYFPPGRYLLERTPLVGDDTIVMGAGRSTVLEGTRPDGEEGRALLSNRGYDATEYDGASNWGVCNVRVDTPKTTGIMPAHAANVRLENIYGDHTYNHHIDVVSSKNVVVDGYWATRGGESGSDAPVQFDAQYSGASWNGVWDGSEYTLVEDDDTPTRNCTLKNFEIAPENGPEHGVHLHHGSNESITIMDGYITGCEYTAIRADSDEAVADLTIDDVSCIDNARGITLGHVESGRRELTISNTTIRTDGSDLAAGSGLYAAGFDGAAISNVVVDGPFTNAIIFDDMDDLKMSGITAKGPNDQGFRFRENVDVTLTTARAADCGTDGIYSGPGSSVAYGGVTFDDVGTQVDIDGDGETREWVTSESS
- a CDS encoding NifU family protein, translated to MTDSEDEPSLRERVEKWLAREMPIIQMHGGTSAVRAADPETGEVVIELGGGCKGCSVSDVTTGNIEAELITWPEISDVTIRVPDARDSLGGPDQPESIMGVDRTEGGRGDWGSSNPGKDHL